The sequence below is a genomic window from Qipengyuania flava.
GGCCGGTCAGTGCCGAGATCGTGCCTTCCAGCGTAGCCGCGTTAAGCGTGCCGCCGGTGGCACCCTGCAGCAGGAGGTCGGCATAGGGGCGGAAGCCCGGGCCGTAGACGATGCTGTCCGACGTATCGACGCGCTCGTCGAAGTAGTAGGCACCAAGCAGGAAGTTGAACGGACCGTCGAAGTCCGATGCGATGCGCAGTTCCTGCGTGAAGGTGTTGATGTCGGCATCGCCGATGTTGGCGCCGGTCACCGCGGGCAAGCTGGTGAAGTCGACGTCCTGGTCGGCCATCAGGCTGGTTTCGCGATAGGCGGTGATCGAGGTCACGCTGACCGCGCCGAAGTCGTATTCGATCTGGCCCGAGATACCGTAGTTCTCGATGCGGTTGATCGGGTCGACATCGGTGAAGACAACGTCGCCATCGGGGTTGTTCTGGAAATCGTTGACGCGGCCGCCGAGCAGCTGGATCGCACCGATCTCGGCCGAGGGACGCACGTTGACGACGCCGCAGCAACGCTCTTCGATGCTGTCGTAGTCGCCGATCACGCGGACGCGCAGCGGGCCGCCGTTGTCGAACAGCAGCTGGCCGCGGGTGAACCAGCGGTCACGGTCGTTGATGTCTTCGCCGTTCACGCCGTTGGTCAGGTAACCGTCGCGCTTGTTGATGCCGGCGCCGGCGCTGAAGGCGATCGAATCGCTGATCGGACCGGTGACGTAGCCCTTGGCGACGATGGCGTCGTAATTGCCGTAGCTTGCTTCGACCATGCCGCCGAAGTCGAACTGCGGCTCCTTGGTGACGATCGAGATCACGCCGGCGCTGGCGTTCTTGCCGAACAGGGTCGACTGCGGGCCGCGCAGGACTTCCACGCGCTGGATGTCGGGAAGGTCCGAGATCTGGGCGATGGCACGGCTGCGATAGACGCCGTCGACGAACATGGCGACCGAGGGTTCAAGGCCGATGTTGTTGCCGTCCGTGCCGAAGCCGCGAACCGAGTAGCTGGTCGCAAACGCGCTCTGCAGCTGGCTCACGCGCAGCGAGGGAACGACGGTCGAAAGATCGGCGATGTCGCGGATCTGCGCACGCTCGATGGTTTCCGAGGTCGTGACGCTGACAGCGACGGGAGTTTCCTGGAGGGTCTGTTCGCGCTTGGTAGCGGTAACGATGATGACGTTGTCGGTGCTGGGTGCTGCAACCTCTTCGTCATCGGTGCCGGCATCCTGCGCCTGGGCGGCGGTCGGAAGCGCGAGCACTGCGGCGCCGGCAAGCAGAGTGGTACGCACGGTCGCGGTGCGGCCGAAGGTCGTGAATTTCATGAAAGGTCCTCTTCTCTCAAGACGTATTTTCGGGTTGCTGCGCAATCCCCCAAAAGCACGCAAGCGGGCGGCGAGGTACCAGACTCGCAGTACCTCTCAAGCGTTTACCCGACGAGCGCATTAGCTGGTACGACCGGTGTGGTTTTCGCGTTACACAGGAGCATCTTGCCGCAATGCAGCATCTAAGGTAGGGGCGCGCCCGAAACGTCTCGTGCCGCTCAAGCGTTGACGCTACGGCACGCTAACAGAAAGCACACATCCATGTCCCGCGACCTGCGCAACGTGGCGATCATCGCCCACGTCGACCACGGCAAGACCACCCTTGTCGACCAGCTTTTCCGCCAATCGGGCACCTTCCGCGAAAACCAGCGCGTCGAAGAGCGCGCGATGGATTCGAACGACCTGGAAAAGGAACGCGGGATCACGATTCTCGCCAAGTGCACCAGCGTCGAATGGAACGGCACGCGCATCAACATCGTCGACACGCCCGGCCACGCCGACTTCGGCGCCGAGGTCGAACGCATCCTCTCGATGGTCGATGGCGTCATCCTGCTGGTCGACAGCGCCGAAGGCCCGATGCCGCAGACCAAGTTCGTCACCGGCAAGGCGCTCGCCCTCGGCCTTCGCCCGATCGTGGTCGTCAACAAGATCGACCGCGGCGATGCGCGCCCGCAGGCCGTGCTCGACGAAGTGTTCGACCTGTTCGCCAGCCTCGATGCCGACGACGACCAGCTCGACTTCCCCTCGCTCTGGGCTTCGGGCCGCGATGGCTACGCCAGCGACGACGAGCACGCCCGCGAAGGCAACCTCGAACCGCTGTTCAAGCTGATCGTCGACCACGTGCCCGCCCCCGGCCTCGACACCGAAGCGCCGTTCAGCTTCCTTGCCACGCTGCTCGATCGCGACAACTTCATGGGCCGCGTGCTCACGGGCCGAGTCCAGTCGGGCAAGATCGACGTCAACGATCCGATCCACGCGCTCGACGCCGATGGCAATGTCATCGAAGTCGGCCGCGCGACCAAGCTGCTGAGCTTCGACGGGCTCGACCGCGTGCCGGTCGACCACGCCGAGGCTGGCGACATCATCGCGCTCGCAGGTCTCGAAAAGGCCACCGTGTCGAACACCATTGCCGATCCGGCGGTGAAGGAACCGATCGCCGCACAGCCGATCGACCCGCCGACGCTCGCCATGCAGTTCTCGGTCAACGACAGCCCGCTTGCCGGCCGCGAAGGCAGCAAGGTGACGAGCCGCATGATCCGCGACCGTCTCTACCGCGAAGCCGAAACCAACGTCGCCATCCGCATCACCGAAAGCGACGACAAGGACAGCTTCGAAGTGGCCGGGCGCGGCGAACTCCAGCTCGGCGTGCTGATCGAAACGATGCGCCGCGAAGGCTTCGAACTCGGCATCAGCCGCCCGCGCGTGCTGTTCCGTGAAGAGAACGGCCAGCGCATGGAGCCGTTCGAAACGGTCGTCATCGACGTGGACGACGAACACTCGGGCACGGTTGTCGAGAAGATGCAGCGCCGCAAGGCCGAGCTTACCGAAATGCGCCCCTCGGGCCAGGGCAAGACCCGCATCACCTTCTCCGCCCCCTCGCGCGGCCTCATCGGCTACCACGGCGAATTCCTCTCCGACACGCGCGGCACCGGTATCATGAACCGCCTGTTCGAGAAGTACGACACCTACCGCGGTCCGATCGAAGGCCGCCAGAACGGCGTCCTGATCTCGATGGTTCCGGGTGAAGCGGTGGGCTACGCGCTCAACGCGCTGGAAGAGCGCGGCGAGCTGTTCATCCGCCCGCAGGCGAAGATTTACGAAGGCATGATCATCGGCGAGAACGCCAAGCCCGACGATCTCGAAGTGAACCCGATGAAGTCGAAGCAGCTGACGAACTTCCGTTCGACCGGCAAGGACGACGCCATCCGCCTCACCCCGCCGCGCGTCATGACGCTCGAACAGGCCATCGCCTACATTGACGATGACGAAATGGTCGAAGTGACGCCGGAAAGCATCCGCCTGCGCAAGGCCATCCTCGACCCGCACGAGCGCAAGCGCGCCAAGCGCGCCGCACAGGGCTGATCGGGCCTGCGGCTTGCATTCGGATTGCAGCGCGGCATAGGTGCATCCCATGCCGTCGCTGCGCCGGACCTGGAACCGCTTCAAAAGCTATGTGGGCCGCCCGCGCATGGTGGTCCAGCAGCACGCTGTGGTGCTGGGCGAGCACGAGCAATGCCAGCACCCGCTGTTCGTGCTCGGGCCGATGCGATCGGGCACCTCGCTTGTCCGCCGGATGCTCAATTCGCATCCCGAGATTGCCTGCCCGCCCGAAAGCTTTTTCATCAGCCAGTACGCCAGCATGGCGCAGGATCCGGATGTGCTCGCCGGATACGAGGGCCTTGGTTTTGACCGCCCCGCGGCCGTAGCCGACCTCGCCCGCAAGGCCGGCGAGCTGCACGAGGCCTTCCGCATCGCGCAGGGCAAGCCGGTTTGGGCCGACAAGACCCCGCCCTACACCGAAGGTGTCGACGCGATCGACGCGCTGTTTGCGCAGCGCCCCCGTTACCTCCTTGTCTGGCGGCACCCGTGGGACGCGGCCCATTCGCTCGCCGAGCGCGGATGGCAGCTCGATGGCGAGGACGACCTCCTCGGCGCGGCGCTTCTCTATGTCCGGCGCAATTTCGAGGCCATGCGCGCCTTTGCCGAGAGCGCGGCTGATCGCTGCGCTTCGGTGCGCTACTCTGCGCTGTGCGACAACCCGGAAGGCGAGTTTGCCCCGGCGCTCGCGAAACTGGGCCTCGCCTGGCACGCCGATATGCTGGCCTTCGGGGAAAAACCCCACAACTTCGGCGCGGAAGATCCCATCGTGCGCGGCCACAAGACCATCAAGCGCTCTTCGGGTGCGTGGAAAGGCTGGAGCGAGGCCGACAAGGCGCGCGCGCAGCAGATCATCGATCCGGCAGACTGGCCCGATACCGATTGAGGTGGCGCGCGGCCGCTACGGTGGCCAGCGCCAGGGCAGTCTGTTAGGTGGCGCGCCATGCAGACCGGTACATATATTTCGCTCGCCTTATACTTTATTCTCATGATCGCGATCGGCCTGTGGGCCTGGAAGCGCTCGACCGACACAAGCGAGGGCTACCTGCTGGCAGGGCGCAACCTGCCCCCTGCGGTTGCCGCGCTCTCTGCCGGTGCCTCCGACATGAGCGGCTGGCTGCTGCTCGGCCTGCCCGGCGCGCTCTACGCAAGCGGCCTTGTCGAAGCGTGGATCGGTATCGGGTTGTTTATCGGTGCCCTCGCCAACTGGTACATCGTCGCCCCGCGCCTGCGCGCGCAGACCGAAAGCTACGGCAACGCGCTGACGATCCCCGAATTCCTCGCCAACCGCTTCCCCGACAAGGCGGTGGCGCTGAGGGTCGTGTCCGCGCTGATCGTGGTGGTGTTCTTCGCGGTGTACACTGCGGCGGGTCTCGTGGGCGGCGGCAAGCTGTTCGAGACCAGCTTTGCCGGGCTCTTCGGCGAAGTGGGCATGAGCGACTACATGCTCGGCATCTGGATCACCGCCGGGGTCGTGTTGGCCTACACCATGGTGGGCGGCTTCCTTGCCGTCAGCCTCACCGATTTCGTCCAGGGCCTGATCATGGTCGTGGCGCTGGTCGTCATGCCGCTGGTCGTGATGTTCGGCGAAGGCGGAAGTGCGGGCGGATCGCTGACCGAGGTGCCGGTCGACGGCTTCCTCAGCCTGACCGCCGGCCTTACCGCACTGGGGTTCGTCAGCGCCGTCACCTGGGGGCTCGGCTATTTCGGCCAGCCGCATATCATCGTGCGTTTCATGGCCATCGACACGGTCGAGAAGGTGAAACCGGCGCGCACCATCGGCATGACCTGGATGGGTGTCGCGCTCATCGGCTCGATCGGCATCGGCCTTGCAGGCCGCGCCTTCGTGGAGCGCAACGGCATCGTGGTGGACGATCCGGAGACGATCTTCATCGTGCTCGCAAACCTGCTGTTCTCGCCCATCATCACCGGCTTCCTGCTGGCCGCGCTGCTCGCTGCGATCATGTCGACGATCAGCTCGCAGCTGCTGGTCGCCTCCAGCTCGCTGACCGAGGATTTCTACAAGCTGTTCTTCCGCCGCAACGCATCGGAACGCGAGAGCGTGAATGTCGGCCGCGTCTGCGTGGCGCTGGTCGCCTTTTCCGCCATCGCCATTGCGAGCGATCCCGAAAGCCAGGTGCTGGGCCTCGTTTCCAACGCCTGGGCAGGCTTTGGCGCGGCCTTCGGCCCGCTCATCATCCTCTCGCTGACCTGGGATCGGATGACCGGCGCGGGCGCAGTGGCAGGGCTGGTGACCGGGGCGGCCGTCGTGATGGCGTGGATTGCGCTGGGCTGGAACGCGCAGCTGCCGGGCATGGAACAGGGGCTATACGAGATCGTCCCCGGCTTCATCGCCGCCTGGCTCGCCATCTGGCTGGTCAGCAAGGCCACCGCGACGGGCGAGCGCCCCTTGCCAGCCTGACCCGGCTTCGCCACACCGTCTCCCAACAGAGGAGACACACATGCGAGCGATACTGGCGGGCGTAGCGGCCCTCGCCCTCACCTCCACTCCGGCGCAGGCGCAGGAGGCGGCAGAGACGCCTTCGGTCGAGGAACAGATCGGCGGCGGCGGGCGTCCGGTGGGCGCAAACTGGGCACGCAGCCCCGTGGTCGCGAAGAACGGCATGGCGGCAACCGCCCACCCGCTCGCAACGCAGATCGCGCTCGATATCCTGAAGTCCGGCGGCAACGCGGTCGATGCAGCAATTGCAGCCAACGCCGCGCTCGGCCTGATGGAGCCGACCGGCAACGGCATCGGCGGCGACCTTTACGCGATCATCTACGATCCCAAGACCGGCAAGCTGCACGGCATCAACGGATCGGGCCGCAGCCCCAAGGGCCAGACGCTCGACCAACTGCTCGAAAAGCTGGACGGGGCGGATGCCCTGCCCCCGGTCGGGCCGCTGCCGGTGACCATCCCCGGTACGGTCGACGCCTGGTTCGCCATGCACGCGAAGTTCGGCTCGCTTTCGATGGCCGATATCCTCGCCCCGACCGTGCGCTACGCCCGCGAAGGCCATCCGATTGCGCCAGTGATCGGCATGTATCTCGACCGTGCGCTGCGCGCCTATACCGCGCGGCAGGAAGCCTATCCCTTCGAATTCGAGAACGCGAAGAAGGTCTGGTTCGCCGATGGCGCCGCGCCCGAAGTGGGCGAGATGTTCGCCAATCCCGACCTTGCCAACACGCTGGAGGCCATCGGGCGCGAGGGCCGCGATGCCTTCTACGATGGAGCCATGACCGACGTCATGGTCGGCTACCTTCAGGAACAGGGCAGCGCCTTCACACGCGAGGATTTCGCCACCCACACCAGCGACTGGGTCGAGCCTGCCTGCGCGGAATACAAGGACGGCTACGAGCTGTGCGAACTGCCGCCCAACGGGCAGGGTTTTGCCGCGCTGCAGATGGTCAACATCCTCAAGAACATCGACCTCTCGCAATGGGAACGCGGTAGCCCCGAAGCGCTGCACTACATGGTTGAGGCCAAGCGCCTCGCCTACGCCGATGTCGCGCGCTTCTACGCCGACACCGATTTTGCGCCCTTCCCCGAAGCGCTGCTGAGCGAGGAATACGGCCGCGAACGCTTCGCCCTTATCGACCCGGCCAAGGCCACGCCCGAATTCGGTCCCGGCGAACCCAAGCTCGAAGGCCCCGGCGACACCACCTACATGACGGTGGTCGATGGTGAGGGACTGATGGTCAGCCTCATCCAGTCGAATTACCGCGGCATGGGCGGCGGGCTGGTGGCGCCCGGCACCGGCTTCATGTTCCAGGACCGCGGCGAGCTGTTCAGCCTCGATCCCGCGCACCCCAACGCCTACGAGCCGGGCAAGCGGCCCTTCCACACCATCATCCCGGCCTTCGTGAAGAAGGATGGCAAGCCCTACATGACCCTGGGCCTGATGGGCGGCGGGATGCAGCCGCAGGGCCATGTGCAGATCCTCGTCAACATCGTCGACTATGGCATGAACCTGCAGGAAGCGGGCGATGCTGCGCGCTTCAACCACGATGGCGGCCGCCAGCCGACCGAGGCGCTGACCGGCCCCAGCGCCGACCCGCTCGGTACGGTCTATGTCGAGCCCGGCATCCCGGCCGAGACGATCGAGGCCTTGCGCGCCATGGGCCACAAGGTCGAGGTGGTCGACAACGGCATCATGTTCGGCGGCTACCAGGCGATTGCCCGCGACCCGGAAACGGGCGTGCTGACCGGTGCGACCGAAATGCGCAAGGACGGGCAGGCGAGCGGGTACTAGGAGCCCGCGCAAGAAGAGGAGAGAGCGATGGCGAAGGTGACAGGTCTGGGCGGGGTCTTTTACGTGGTGAAGGACCCGGCGGCGACGCGGGCCTGGTACCGCGACACGCTCGGCATCGATGGCGAATACGGCCCGCAGCTAAACTGGTCGGAAGAAACCGGCGACAAGCCCTATTCGCTCATCAGCCACTTCACGGATGAGGAATACATCAAGCCTGGGCGCGGCGGCTTCATGATCAACCTGCGCGTCGACGATTGCGACGGCATGGTCGCGAAATTGCGCGCGATGGGTGTCGAAATCCTTGGCCATGTCGATGAAGGCTACGGCAAGTTCGCCTGGATCCTCGATCCCGACGGGGTGAAGATCGAGCTGTGGGAACAGGTCGAAGCGCCCGAATAGACCGGCAGAAAACGCCTCGCCCGCGCCTTGCCGTAAGGGCGTTAGCGAAAAATTAACCATGTTTCGGTGAAAGTACGGGCATGCGACCGCATCCCGTTCTCTCTCTTCTTCTCCTCACTCTGGCGGGATGCGGCGCAATTCCTTCTTCGAACGCGCCGGAACAGGCGGGCCGCACATCGGGCTCGCAGACCGTCACCGCCGTCGCTCCGGATGCGCGCCAGTGCCATGCGGAGCTCGGCAAGACCGGCTCGCGCTTCGCCCCTCTGCCCGACCGTTTCTATGGCGCAGGCTGCTCGACCCGGAACAGCGTGAAGTTGGACGGTGTCGGCGGGGATCGCCACCAGTTTACGGTCACCAACCTCGGCGCGGTTGCCTGCCCGCTGGCCAACAATTTCGCCGCCTGGGCGCGCTACGGGGTCGATCGCGCCGCGCAGCAGATCCTCGGCAGCCCGCTCCAGCGGATCGAGACCATGGGCAGCTATTCCTGCCGCAATGTCGCCGGCACCGCCCGCCGCAGCGCCCATTCGCGGGCCGAGGCGATCGATGTCGCTGCCTTCGTGCTGGCCGATGGCCGGCGCGTATCAGTGAAGGCCGGCTGGAACGCTTCGCGCGATGAACGAGAGTTCCTGCGCGTGATCCACCGCAGCGCCTGCAAGCGCTTCGGCACCGTCCTGGGCCCCGATTACAACAAGGCCCACCACGACCATTTCCACCTGGAATACGGCGACGGCAATTACTGCCGCTAGGTGGCCGGGGCCGAAGCCCTAGCCCATCACCACTTGCGACCCGCCATCGAGATGCGCTTCGATCTTGAGGCGCACCGCCTGCGAGGGATGCTCAGCGCCCAGCTTGCTCATCATGTTGGCGCGGTGGATTTCCACGGTGCGCGGGCTGATGTGCAGTTCGCGCGCGATCACCTTGTTGCTGCAGCCTTCGGTCAGCCAGTCGAGCACTTCGCGCTCGCGGGGGGAGAGATTGGCGATCCGGCTGCGCGCTTCGACCATCTTGCGGCGGGTGGCGGCGTAGGCATCGGCTTCGCGGGATATGCGAGAAAGGGCCTGCTGCAATCGTTCGGGCCGGATGGGGAGGCTGATGTAATCGAGCGCGCCGGCCTTGATCGCCGCGACCACGTTCCCGGGCCGCGGGTCGGGCGATGTGGCGACAACGGGCAGCCACACCCCTTCGACCGAAAGCCCGCGAAGGACCCGCGCGGCCCCGCCATCGGCAGGGTCGTCGCGCGCCAGCACGACGCCCTGCCCGGGGGGACGCTGGGTCAGTTCCGCCGCGTCGGCGTAGATTTCACAATGGTGGCCAAGATCGAAGCCCAGATGGGCCTGTTCCGCTCGGGAACGGCTCGAGCCACCGACGATGTGGAGGGTTTGCTGCTGTTCCATGGACATCCCCATGGACCCACGATCCGAGTCGGTGAATTCGGGTCACTACCTATGCGGAGATTAACCGAGCAACGTCCGGGAACCCCCCGGATTTCCTAGGCTTTCCATTCGATCCGAAACCGATCTACTTCTTTTCGTCCGGGCCGAACTGGTAGTCCGGAAGCGAGTGAAACGCGTTCTTGAGCGCATCGCCCCAGCTCGACGAGATCGCCTGAAAGTACGGATCCTCGTGCGTCACCCGGCGTTCGTGCGAAGCGGCAAAGGCTTCGCGCTCGATCACCTGCAGGTCGAGCGGCAGGCCGACGGACAAGTTGGCCTTGAGCGTGGAATCGAAGCTCACCATGACCAGCTTCACCGCATCTTCGAGGCTCATGGTCCGGTCATAGCCGCGGATCAGGATCGGGCGGCCGTATTTGGTCTCGCCGATCTGGAAGAAGGGCGTGTCCTGGCTCGCCTCGATGAAATTGCCTTCCGGGTAGACCATGAACAGTCGTGGCTCCATGCCGGCGATCTGGCCTGCCACGATGATCGAGGCCGTGAAGCGGCCTCTGCCCTTCACCCCGTTGGCGTCCTGCCGTTCGGAAATGATCGTGCGCAGCAGCTTGCCGATCTCGGTCGCCACCTGGAACATGGTGGGCGATTGCAGCAGGATGTTGTCGCGCTCGTCGGGCGCTTTCATCCGTTCTTCGAGCTGGCTGATCACCGCCTGCGTGCTGGCGAGGTTGCCGGCGGTCATCACCGTGATGATGCGCTCGCCCGGCACGTTCCAGGTGAACATCTTGCGAAAGACGGAGATGTTGTCGACGCCCGAATTGGTACGCGTATCGCTCATCAGGACGAGGCCCTTGTCGAGCATCAATCCCACACAATAGGTCATGTTGGTCGGTTCCTTCTGGCAGCGCTATTGCTGCACTTGCTGCTGCTCCACGGCAACGTCCACTTCGAGCACGGTCGAGGTGCCGCCGAAGCTAATTCCGGTCACCGGTGCCGCATCGCGGTAATCGCGGCCCGTGGCAACACGAACATAGCGTGCATCGGGGCTGATACCGTTGGAAATGTCGAATCCGACCCAGCCGAGCTCGTCGACGTAGGCTTCGGCCCAGGCGTGGCCTGCCTCCTGCTCGACCCGATCGTTCATCATCAGGTACCCGCTGACATAGCGCGCCGGGATGCCCTGCGACCGCGCGATCCCGATGAAGATATGCGCGTGGTCCTGGCACACGCCGTTTCCAGCCGCGAAGGCTTCTTCGGCCGCCGTGCGCGAATGGGTTGTCCCGGTCTTGTAGGCCACCTTGTCGAGAATGGCGGCCGATAAGCGGTGCAGCGCGTCGATCCGGTCCTCGTCGGCCTTCATGACTTCCGAAGCGAGCGTGCGCATGCCCGGGCCGGGCCGCGTCAGGTCGGTCTGGCCAAGAAAGCTCCACAAGGGCAGGTGCCCGGCGTGGCGACCGATAACGCCTGCATGGTCATGCGTGTCCACCGTACCGCGGCAGGTAACGCGGACTTCCTGCGCGCCCTGCTCCACCGCGACCAGCGTCACCGTGTTGTGATGCTGGTCTTCGTAGGTCAGCTCGGGATGGGCGTGCTCGTATTCCATTTCCCAATCGAGGATTTCCTGCCCCTGCGTTTCCTTGGGTGTCAGGCGCAGCCGCTGCAGCGCGTGCACCACGGGCGTTTCGAAGCGGTAGCGGGTCGTATGGCGGATCGAGAGGCGCATCAGGCAAGGAACCGGTAGTCAGTGGCGATCGCATTCCCGATCGCGGCGTTTGACGCCATGAAGCCGGTGAGGAACTCGTGCAGCCCCTGGTCGAAGACGTCATCGATGGTGAGGTCGGACAGGCGCGTGTCGGCATCGCGCATCAGCGCGTTGCATTCGCCTTCGGTCCCATGCAGCCGGGCCAGCGCAGCGAGATTGTCGCGCAGCTCGCGGTGGCAGAAGGCGAGGCTGCGCGGGAAGCAATCGTCGAGGATCAGGAATTCGCAAATCCCGCGCGAATCGATCTGGCCGGCGTTGAGCCACCGGTAGGCCCTGTCGCCCGAGACCGAGCGCAGCACCTGGTCCCATTGGCCGGTATCGAGGCTCGACCCGACATAGGAGAGCGAGGGCAGCAGCAGGTAGTATTTGATGTCGAGGATGCGCGCGATGCTGTCGCCGCGCTCGAGGAAGGTTCCGGCCTGGCCAAAGTGATAGCCTTCGTCGCGCAGCATAGAGCCTTCCATCGCGCCATGCGCCATGGTCCCCGCGCGGCGGATCGTGGCCACCACGTCCATCACGCGGTTTTCGCCGACCGGGCGCGCCAGCTGGTCCTCGATCTCGAGCCAGTTCTCGTTGATCGCTTCCCACAATTCGCCGCTGATGGCGTTGCGGGCGAGGCGAGCGTTCTGGCGCACCGCGCCGAACATGGCGCGGACCGAGGACGGGTTCTCCTTGTCGCGCAGGATGTAGTTCCACGCCTGCATGCCGGTGTAGGTGCCATGCTTTGCTTCGTAGGCCGCGCGCTGGCCGGCGGTCGACATAACCGAACGCCATTCCTCCTCCGCCGTCACCAGATCGCGGGTGAGAGCCATGCGCAGTCCCGCATCGAGCAGGCGCGCAGTGTTCTCGGCCCGCTCGAGATAGCGGAACATCCAGAACAGTCCGTTGGCGGTCCTACCCAGCATCAGTCTTTAAGCACCCATGTATCCTTGGTGCCGCCGCCCTGGCTGGAGTTCACCACCAGCGACCCCTTCTTGAGCGCGACACGCGTCAGGCCGCCCGGCGTGATATCGATCTTGTCGGGCGAGACGAGCACGAAGGGCCTCAGGTCGACATGGCGCGGGGCAAGCCCCTTCTTGGTGAAGATCGGGCAGGTCGAGAGCGCCAGCGTCGGCTGGGCGATGTAGTTTTCGGGCTTCGCGGCGATCTTCTTGCGAAAGGCCTCGATCTCCTTCTTCGAGGCAGTCGGGCCGATCAGCATGCCGTAGCCGCCCGATCCGTGCACTTCTTTCACCACCAGCTCAGGCAGGTTGTCGAGCACATAGGCGCGCACGTCCTCGTCGGCGCAGCGGTGGGTCTCGACATTGGGAAGCAGCGGCTTCTCGCCGGTGTAGAATTCGACGATCTCCGGCATGAAGGAATAGATCGCCTTGTCGTCGCAAACGCCGGTGC
It includes:
- the typA gene encoding translational GTPase TypA, with the translated sequence MSRDLRNVAIIAHVDHGKTTLVDQLFRQSGTFRENQRVEERAMDSNDLEKERGITILAKCTSVEWNGTRINIVDTPGHADFGAEVERILSMVDGVILLVDSAEGPMPQTKFVTGKALALGLRPIVVVNKIDRGDARPQAVLDEVFDLFASLDADDDQLDFPSLWASGRDGYASDDEHAREGNLEPLFKLIVDHVPAPGLDTEAPFSFLATLLDRDNFMGRVLTGRVQSGKIDVNDPIHALDADGNVIEVGRATKLLSFDGLDRVPVDHAEAGDIIALAGLEKATVSNTIADPAVKEPIAAQPIDPPTLAMQFSVNDSPLAGREGSKVTSRMIRDRLYREAETNVAIRITESDDKDSFEVAGRGELQLGVLIETMRREGFELGISRPRVLFREENGQRMEPFETVVIDVDDEHSGTVVEKMQRRKAELTEMRPSGQGKTRITFSAPSRGLIGYHGEFLSDTRGTGIMNRLFEKYDTYRGPIEGRQNGVLISMVPGEAVGYALNALEERGELFIRPQAKIYEGMIIGENAKPDDLEVNPMKSKQLTNFRSTGKDDAIRLTPPRVMTLEQAIAYIDDDEMVEVTPESIRLRKAILDPHERKRAKRAAQG
- a CDS encoding sulfotransferase family protein, giving the protein MPSLRRTWNRFKSYVGRPRMVVQQHAVVLGEHEQCQHPLFVLGPMRSGTSLVRRMLNSHPEIACPPESFFISQYASMAQDPDVLAGYEGLGFDRPAAVADLARKAGELHEAFRIAQGKPVWADKTPPYTEGVDAIDALFAQRPRYLLVWRHPWDAAHSLAERGWQLDGEDDLLGAALLYVRRNFEAMRAFAESAADRCASVRYSALCDNPEGEFAPALAKLGLAWHADMLAFGEKPHNFGAEDPIVRGHKTIKRSSGAWKGWSEADKARAQQIIDPADWPDTD
- the putP gene encoding sodium/proline symporter PutP, with amino-acid sequence MQTGTYISLALYFILMIAIGLWAWKRSTDTSEGYLLAGRNLPPAVAALSAGASDMSGWLLLGLPGALYASGLVEAWIGIGLFIGALANWYIVAPRLRAQTESYGNALTIPEFLANRFPDKAVALRVVSALIVVVFFAVYTAAGLVGGGKLFETSFAGLFGEVGMSDYMLGIWITAGVVLAYTMVGGFLAVSLTDFVQGLIMVVALVVMPLVVMFGEGGSAGGSLTEVPVDGFLSLTAGLTALGFVSAVTWGLGYFGQPHIIVRFMAIDTVEKVKPARTIGMTWMGVALIGSIGIGLAGRAFVERNGIVVDDPETIFIVLANLLFSPIITGFLLAALLAAIMSTISSQLLVASSSLTEDFYKLFFRRNASERESVNVGRVCVALVAFSAIAIASDPESQVLGLVSNAWAGFGAAFGPLIILSLTWDRMTGAGAVAGLVTGAAVVMAWIALGWNAQLPGMEQGLYEIVPGFIAAWLAIWLVSKATATGERPLPA
- the ggt gene encoding gamma-glutamyltransferase; this encodes MRAILAGVAALALTSTPAQAQEAAETPSVEEQIGGGGRPVGANWARSPVVAKNGMAATAHPLATQIALDILKSGGNAVDAAIAANAALGLMEPTGNGIGGDLYAIIYDPKTGKLHGINGSGRSPKGQTLDQLLEKLDGADALPPVGPLPVTIPGTVDAWFAMHAKFGSLSMADILAPTVRYAREGHPIAPVIGMYLDRALRAYTARQEAYPFEFENAKKVWFADGAAPEVGEMFANPDLANTLEAIGREGRDAFYDGAMTDVMVGYLQEQGSAFTREDFATHTSDWVEPACAEYKDGYELCELPPNGQGFAALQMVNILKNIDLSQWERGSPEALHYMVEAKRLAYADVARFYADTDFAPFPEALLSEEYGRERFALIDPAKATPEFGPGEPKLEGPGDTTYMTVVDGEGLMVSLIQSNYRGMGGGLVAPGTGFMFQDRGELFSLDPAHPNAYEPGKRPFHTIIPAFVKKDGKPYMTLGLMGGGMQPQGHVQILVNIVDYGMNLQEAGDAARFNHDGGRQPTEALTGPSADPLGTVYVEPGIPAETIEALRAMGHKVEVVDNGIMFGGYQAIARDPETGVLTGATEMRKDGQASGY
- a CDS encoding VOC family protein is translated as MAKVTGLGGVFYVVKDPAATRAWYRDTLGIDGEYGPQLNWSEETGDKPYSLISHFTDEEYIKPGRGGFMINLRVDDCDGMVAKLRAMGVEILGHVDEGYGKFAWILDPDGVKIELWEQVEAPE
- a CDS encoding extensin family protein encodes the protein MRPHPVLSLLLLTLAGCGAIPSSNAPEQAGRTSGSQTVTAVAPDARQCHAELGKTGSRFAPLPDRFYGAGCSTRNSVKLDGVGGDRHQFTVTNLGAVACPLANNFAAWARYGVDRAAQQILGSPLQRIETMGSYSCRNVAGTARRSAHSRAEAIDVAAFVLADGRRVSVKAGWNASRDEREFLRVIHRSACKRFGTVLGPDYNKAHHDHFHLEYGDGNYCR
- a CDS encoding response regulator transcription factor, translated to MEQQQTLHIVGGSSRSRAEQAHLGFDLGHHCEIYADAAELTQRPPGQGVVLARDDPADGGAARVLRGLSVEGVWLPVVATSPDPRPGNVVAAIKAGALDYISLPIRPERLQQALSRISREADAYAATRRKMVEARSRIANLSPREREVLDWLTEGCSNKVIARELHISPRTVEIHRANMMSKLGAEHPSQAVRLKIEAHLDGGSQVVMG
- a CDS encoding proteasome-type protease is translated as MTYCVGLMLDKGLVLMSDTRTNSGVDNISVFRKMFTWNVPGERIITVMTAGNLASTQAVISQLEERMKAPDERDNILLQSPTMFQVATEIGKLLRTIISERQDANGVKGRGRFTASIIVAGQIAGMEPRLFMVYPEGNFIEASQDTPFFQIGETKYGRPILIRGYDRTMSLEDAVKLVMVSFDSTLKANLSVGLPLDLQVIEREAFAASHERRVTHEDPYFQAISSSWGDALKNAFHSLPDYQFGPDEKK